The DNA segment GGTGTTCGACGGGCATGCGGGGGCCCGGGTGTCCGCGCACTGTGCGGACAACCTACTCGAATGCATCCTGCAGACGGATGAGTTCCGGCGCGAGGAGATAGCGGAGGCGATCCGCGCGGGCTTCCTTGACCTGGACAAGAAGATGCGCGAGCTGCCGGAGCTATCCAATGGGGAAGAGAAGTCCGGCTCGACGGCGGTGTGCGCGTTCGTGTCACCGAAGCAGATATACATAGCGAACTGCGGCGACTCGCGCGCTGTGTTGGCGCGAAACGGGCTGCCGATATTCGCGACCCGCGACCACAAGCCGGAGCTGCCGTCGGAGAAGTCGCGCATCGTGAAGGCGGGCGGGTCGGTGATGATCCAGCGCGTGAACGGCAGCCTGGCGGTGTCGCGCGCGCTCGGCGACTACGAGTACAAGAAGGTGCTGGACCGCGGGCCGTGCGAGCAGCTGGTGTCGCCGGAGCCGGAGGTGTCGGTGCACGAGCGCTCGGAGGCGGAGGACGAATTCCTGGTGCTGGCCTGCGACGGCGTGTGGGACGTGATGAGCAACGAGGCGCTATGCGCGTACGTGCACTCGCTGCTGCAGCTCACCAACGACCTGGTGGCCATCACCAACCAGGTCATAGACACCTGCCTCTATAAGGTAAGAAATATTACACATGTGTAAAATGATATGCCCGCTGTGAAAGGTAAGTTGAACAAATATgtca comes from the Manduca sexta isolate Smith_Timp_Sample1 chromosome 13, JHU_Msex_v1.0, whole genome shotgun sequence genome and includes:
- the LOC115453126 gene encoding protein phosphatase 1A; this encodes MGAFLNKPETKKYNESGEGNGLRYGVASMQGWRVEMEDAHHAQLTLNGTLSDWSYFAVFDGHAGARVSAHCADNLLECILQTDEFRREEIAEAIRAGFLDLDKKMRELPELSNGEEKSGSTAVCAFVSPKQIYIANCGDSRAVLARNGLPIFATRDHKPELPSEKSRIVKAGGSVMIQRVNGSLAVSRALGDYEYKKVLDRGPCEQLVSPEPEVSVHERSEAEDEFLVLACDGVWDVMSNEALCAYVHSLLQLTNDLVAITNQVIDTCLYKGSKDNMSIVLVVFPAAPKPNPEAQKADRELDETLRQRLTALIESNAGGGAGGGAEARDDPSCHFSCVLKQLLHENIPGLPPGGGLAAKQALLDKIYREYYPDHKDSSETFDCQTDMADVN